The genome window TGATAATGATCTATCCTATGGAAAATTTTGCGTGAAGGGCATGCAATTGGGTTTAAAAAGTACATTGTTTAACCAATTGTTAGTGTCAGATTCTATCTTACTGCTTGTTGGTTTCGCCTTTGTAACAGTTTGCATATGGGCATATACtggttcttttatattaactGTCACAACCATTATTGCTGTAATTTTTAGTCTTGGCATTTCATATgcattttatactttaattttaaatatcaagttCTTTCCATTTATGAATCTCTTGGCAATCGTCGTTGTTGTAGGTAAGAAACTAgagaatatatgaaaattaaacgttaagtttacgatttttaataataaaaattatttaacatacaattttatttttttaaaggaaTAGGAGCAGATGAtgcatttatatattgtaaaatttgggagaaagcgaaggaaaaaaaaatatcaaataatgaaTTGGTCAAACTGGTGCAAGAAACAATGAAACATGCTATTCCATCTATGTTTGTTACATCTCTAACTACTGCAGTAGCATTTTTTGCATCAGTTGTTAGTAACGTTACCGCTATAAATTGCTTTAGGTATgtgaaataattgtttaactaatattaaaatattaaggaaagataatataaaagtaataaagaaatatgaacTTTACTAATCCCATAAATACAGTTTATTTTCAGGAATTACTGTTATTGCAAACTTCTTCTTAATGATTACTTGGCTGCCAGCATGTGTCGTTGTGTCGGAACGATTCAAACTAGGCGTTTTATCTCCTGCAAATTTTATAAcacgaaaaattattcgacCTTTACGATTATTTGGAGATAAAGTGACGATAGGTTTTAATACTATCCTTACAAGGGTAGTTATAAATTTTCGATGGTGCTGGTTGTTAAGTTTAGGTATTATAGCAATAGCATGTTGCATCATTGTTTTTCAGTACCCTGGCTTACAATTGCCAGATACTGctgattttcaattatttgatAGTTCTCAtccatttgaaaaatatgatttagtATATTCGCGAAAATTTTGGTTTGAGAAACGTGGAATGGTATGTACAGAAATTTACAGTTTCTTTTAACgtatttttcacaaaatttttgaataattaataattgcagATTGATAATGAAGATGTGTTACCATTAAGATTTGTATGGGGTATTAAACCAGTTGATAATGGCAATTATTTAGATCCTAGTTTAATTGGTACACCAGAATGGGATGAATCTTTTGATGTATCTCATCCAGAATCACAAGTATGGCTTGAAAAATTTTGTCGCGATTTACGAGCTCAACCTTTCTATCGTGATACATTAGGACCTTTATTAcccaattgttttattgaatcATTACATCATTGGATGCAAAGACGTTGTGAAGATCCCATTGATTcacatattaattatacaccGTGTTGTAAAAAAAGTGAATTTCCATATAATGCTAGCATTTTACAACGATGTGCGGTTGAAGCAAATGCAAAATTATATAGTACTCCATCGTATTTGTGGGTTCGTAATGGTGTCTCTGCTggtttaaaatttttgaatGAACCAAATCTTAAACAATTGCAAGTatcaaatgaaacaaattctaTAATAATGCCAACGCCTAAAATTAAAGCTCTAGTCGTCGAGTATGACagcatatataattatagtctttcattttcaaatatggatcaattttttcatcaggtaaaataaaattatatttcataagtatgtatatatatattttttaatatttaatatttttaaaagcaatCATAAtgcttaattattaataaaacattaataaaaattatacttttacagGTTGAAACATGGATGCAAAATCAGTTAAAAAAAGCTCCATTAGGAATGCGTGGTGGTTGGTTCGTTAGTAGattagaattttatgaattacaGAGAACATTGTACGAAGGCACGCTTTGGGCAATGGGCGTTTCATTGGTTCTAGCTCTCATAGTGTTAGCTTTAGTAACATTTAATCCTCTTATCAGTTTATATGCAATTGTAACAATTGGAGCAGCAATTGTAGTAACAATTGCTGGTTTGATTCTTCTTGGttggaaattaaatgttttagaAAGTGTTGCAATATCTACAGCAataggtattttttaatatagtaaTTCTAATCTTCATAATGTACATAACtaaacatatattatttttaggtTTGACCGTAGATTTTAGTTTACATTATGTAGTAAGTTACAGAGCATGTACTtctaaagagaaagaagataaagtAAAAACAGCTCTTGCACAGATGGCTGGTCCAACTTTAATGGCTTCTCTCACAAGCGGTGCAGCTGGTGCTCTTATGTTACCTTCATGTGTATTAGCATATATacaaattggaatttttttattccttgtaATGAGTATAAGTTGGATATATGCTACATTTTTTTTGTGTTCAGTATTAGCAGTAATAGGTCCATCATCTCAGTTTGCTCAGTTTCAATATCCCAGGTAAATAACGCGTAATTGTAATTTCGCAAGTATCagtttaaaatgtttatataatttaacatttcaaaCTCATGCAGATTAAATCTATTATGGAAATATCTTCGCAAGAACAAGTCTCGAGATGTGCCTGAATCAAGTACAGATAATAGTGGAGCTAGAAGAAAGATTAAAGGAAGAGGAATGTGGTCAGAATCTACTTTAAGTACATCTAGTACAGTATGTCAATTCCACTGTAATGAAATAGAAACTTTCACAAGACCACCGCCATCACCATCACTACCTCCATCACCATCATCAGCATTACTTCAGTAAGATGAAGATTAAGTGATAGGATGGTCATATTTTagacaaaaaaggaaaaaataattatgatatgATATATACACTTCCGGattttaaatcaatgaatttACTTGTTCATGTATAACTTATGTTCTATATAATCTATGATAATGTGTGTGACTAATGTGTCATTGGCTGTGTTCAAAATAGTTTTAggataattatttgtatatttatctatCATTAACATTCAGTGGGCTTCCTATCAGTTACGCAAGAATATGCATATTGTATACATTGTGATATGAGTCAGGCTTTATGTGCCAAATATATCGCAgactgttttatattttacgatctATTTTAGTTTCGGTTTCtaaacaattttgaaattgctCTATATTCATAGATGTAGCTTTAATGTAATTGTTACATCCGATGACTCTGCGTACCGCAATAATTCTAGGATTATTCCTTGCGATTCGACTAATTCTAACGATCGCCTCGATCGAGGGATAGATTCTGGGCTACGCAGAGTCACCGGACGTAACAGTAACTGATGATACTGATAGATTATTATACTGTTAGACTTGCATTTACATATCTATGAATGCATTTTAACTtcaacttttttattaaaacttttatattatgcatttatatttaatttgacATAGAAATAGATATCTTTTACATTTGAGTATTAATAGGTCTAGTTACTTTTTTTgataacattaaatttatatattataaaatgattttttaaaataaatagactTTAATTCTACGAATAATGtaatatgttaattattatgCCAGTTTAaggaagagaaataaaaaatgttatttccgATATAGGTTTGTAAAATTCATAACAAAGTTTACATACAGAGACTGtttagtttttaaataaaatattacaataaatttaatagaatgaatgaatttcttacatattaaaaaataatgaggTATCAATTCAAGTGTTTTACTGAATAATGCTTTAAACCTCATAAAAAGATGTGTATGTCtgcaattaaatttaagaaaaagtaACGAAATGTGGTATAGATATCGCACAtgattttgtttcaaaattatctatatttataaactgtataaagtatatactaaacaaaaaaaaaaaaaaaaacaaaaaaaaagactgacggatttttatgattttcatCAGTAgatattattgaatatataaGAGAACTTTTAAAACAACTTTTCTTGTCACAAGCATTTATCTAGAAATATCTTTTGAGCTATCATGTAGTACAGTTAGTATTACATATAgcagtaatatttaatattaaatgaatatttattatgttttccGATAACTTGATTAATTATCTATTAATGTAACACAAAATGAAGTTTACCACCTTATACacatttcgttatttataaaaggAGGTACGAATTGACTGTTTATGCAGTACAACATCATACTTTCGAAAACATAAGAATTTAAGCTCTTAAAAAACATCCATTTTTGTAATTACTGTATATGtgtttatcaattatttaaatatttgtaactatCGTatgttagaaatatatatcgatattaatcTAGAATGTACACTGGCAATCTTTCATCATATATCtacagtatatgtatatgttatatgtatatctatgtTACAATATATTAGAGTGAGCTTGTTAtgtatgttaaatatttcatgttaATATTTATCCAGCATAAGCTGtggtaaatataaattataaaaaattatatctaagTTTCATTATATCATATCTACATCTACAAAAACTTTTTACTAGTATTTTAACTAACAATTATTTAGCATTTATAAGTATATTCCGAATAATTGTTAGGTTTTATAAGAAATGTGTTCGACACATTTAGAGACACATACAAAGTCGTAAATTTCCGTTACGATCGACGCCACGAAATGATCAATCCCCTATTTCGTTTAGGACAATAGAGATGACTAACAATGTTGACTGAGTTAAAAATGTAAAGCCAGTAAAGAAATGTTGATTACCACTGGTTGTTTCCGGGTTCTCTTATGGGAAAACGTTTTCCCCTTTTTCCTGATGGAACAATAACCATAAGGAAATGCTTCGTTTTATTACAGTTCCTTAGGATTATTACGGTCAGACTAATTATTTGCACAGTTAATGGCCGACCGAGGGATCGAATTCAGCCCGTATTGTATAACGAGAcgtaataaatgttattttgaGAAATTAGAGATACACATCCAAGGAAATTGTCTTTactgataaaatttatagaatcaAAATGTATATGAATATACTACTATATTACTAAGTGTAATATcaagtattaataatttacatcattacataaatatatttatttggaaagaagggagtaaaagaaaaatatctcaaaCTTAATTACTAATGTACTACTATGAATTAAGTACAGAATCTTTACAATGTGCTATACTATTCCcgagatatacatattttaaatatttatatgcgACGACGACGTTTCAATACTATCGGACTTACAGGATCAGTTAAAGgtcgtttattaattttcggtaaaccaattttatatttgtgaaTTGGCTGAGCTTTATGAACCATTTGTTTTCTTAGTAATgcaatttcttcttcctcttgctTTTTCTTAGCAGCAATTgcctattatatatatatatatattttttaggatatatactataatattaaaaacagaatattatttaattacaaaattacggaATATTATTACCATTTGTATCATCTGTTCTTTTTGTTTGTTcttcttttgtatattttcgtcAAAGCGTTTTCTTTCTTGCGCTCGAGACGCTGTATGTAAAGGTGGAGATTTTGGTGGTGGTAATTTCTGTCTTGACAACTGTGGTACAAATGGTGGTTTCTTCCACAGCTGGTTTATtttaaaagcagaaaaatatatctattatttgTTAACGTGGAATGTGATGTTGTTTATACTTACGTCGGTACTCTTCTTAATTATCTTATCGCAATTATTAgagttttctatttttttcactTTGTTTTCATCTTTCAATATCTAAGAATAATAcaaaagtatatattcttttaatagCTTGTAAGATTAAAGGGTGTGATTCTCAtacctttttaatattttcttgttttccgtcttgtgtatttttttttcgtaaATCAAAAGTGAAGGGGTATACGACCCCGATTTTCTGCatcattttcgttttattagaTGCTTTGACGTTAGCTTTAGGCTCCTAAAATATTAACCTCAATCTTTTACAGATGAATCATACTTATGACAATATCAGCTATGTAAATTGACATACCAATTTCCTAGCATTATGAAccacatatttttctttttcttgacTCTGAGAATCATCACTATTTACGTATGTTTTTTCATCATTACCAGGTGTTATATCggataaatagaaattatttagagatctaaaaaaatattaagtgatattttttattatcagacGAGAAGAAAATAGATTGAATCtgatttaaagaaattcaCAATTTTAACTCTTACGCAACCAACGTTTCATCGTCTGCTATCGTATTCGGATGTTTTGTGTTTGTATGATTTTGATATGGCGTGCTTGTAGTTACAATTGCTTTGtctgaaaataataaagaggAATGAACACCAGGATTCAAGAATTGTCCGatccttataatttttatttactgaAAAACGAATCTGCTATATCTGGTGGATTAAAAAAATCCACAAATTGTGGAGATTCGATCTCATCCCAATTGTCatcttttttcgaatttctataatttctcCAACGATATCCAGCTCGATGATTTGAATTGGTGTCTccacttttcaattttatgttcTCCTGCCAAAATTTCCAGAATGGTACTTTTGAATCATTCTTCGTGACTCCTATCGGCGTTAATGTTTGTTCAGATTTTGTGTCCATTATTATCGAGTATGCCCGTATTATCCTTAATTCTAAAGGAATCCGTTACAAAAAGAACTTTGTCAATAAGGGTGTACAATTATCGGTCTAGAAAATTCGATGTAATGTCTTCACAACTTGGCGAAGAATTCATTGAAAAACATGTTTCATCCCGAAATCCgctttatatacatactatacAAAGGTCAAACTGGATTAAGTCTCTGAAGGAAAGGAAACCCGCGACAATAACAATGCTTTAAATAGAATCTACTTGAAAACATAGAATAGGAACGTTACCTGAAAACATAAAgtaagaaattgaattttacgaTTGTTTCATTAACTTGAAACAGAACTATTAGTATAGTTTATGAGGAATAGTTTGTGTTcataaaaactattttttaaagataatcTAGGTTCACTTATACCttatattgattaaaattctacaatatctgatatagaaattatttttcattcattacGATGTAATATTGTTTCTCTTAATATTAAATGAGACGAGTTGCGCGCGATCATTGATATTCTGTGCACGTGAACATTTCTATGGATACAAATGTTCACAACAAAGCGCGATTCATTGGTATTGTTTCATTCTTTAGCGAGTTTTCTAAACAGATTTTCCGATATGATCGATCTTTCTTCCATTCGAAAATTACAATTGGCACAGTGTTCATTTAGATTTATTcgaaaaaagaattcttttagCTCAAAAAGACTCATCAGCGTATTAATAACGATATGACAATCTATTACGCTGCGCTATACTACTACTACTGTACATAGAATGCGTATGGGAAACGTTTAAACAGACATACTAATAATGCATTTTGATTAAAGATAACAGTTTGTcgtaaacattaaaaaaaggaTTTTCGAACATGCACGGTTTACggtaagaaaaaattatttttaatccttttaaTCCTTTGTATTCAACGTTAATTTAATCGCGATTAAACGTGATAAGATATAGCTACAACCTGTAAAGCATTAGATACATtcgtctttttattattttgtgcaATTTTTAGGGCTGGACATAACATTGGTGATCTTGGCACCAGTCGATGGTTGGAAGCGCTTTGGGAACCAGCAACCCGATTatacactttaccaaatgcgATTGATATGTTAGATGTAAGCGGTGATGGAGACGCTAGACTTGTCTGTGTCGATCTAGGAACACTGGGTGTCAATTCGCCTAAAGTAATGAAATAGAATGTTCAAAACTAAAAAGATGTCGGAATTACATTCCTCGatgttctaatattttatttttagataagAGTTTATAAAGGAGGTGACCAGATAACAGAACACAACATGATAGATCCACCCTGTGGAGTGGTTGGATTTTACACAGAAAATGGAGAACCTCGATCGTCCGTACTGGCAGTGGGTGTTGGTTCTAGCGTCTACATCTTCAAAAACATGAGAccgtattttaaatactgtttGCCACACATTGACGTACACCCGAAAGAACGGGAGGTACAGACAATTTTCTGATTTCTTAGTGACCAATACGTCTCTGATTTTCAAagttgaaacaataaatttattcatagATTTGGCATAAGGCTGGAATGGACGAGGAATTGAATGTGTTAACACTAGCCGACGAACTGGATTTATTGTTAAAGGAACTCGGAGCGGGATTTATCTCACCGCGAACACTAAAATTCCTATCCATGGATCCGAATTTGAGGTCTAGCTTCGCGGAACAATACAGAAGAGTTCCACTGATTAAAAGTAATGCTTTGACTGCGATTTCCGTGATTCGAAGAGACTCATGGAACGATCCAGCGAGTAGTTGTCTCGTGCTGGGCACGGAATTCGGAGAAGCACTTATTTTGGATCCTCGGTACCACTTCcctttaaaaacaatttttatatgaataatgaaaaattataaaattaaacgatccTTTCGTTGTAGAACATTTTCTGTTATGGACAAACATTTATTGGAATGGCCGCCGGTTGCTTTCGCGTGTACAGGTTTATGGACCGGCGATGGGAGTGTAGTAATTGTTGGAAGAGATGGTAAGATAGGCGCGATAAGAAGAGGAAGACCCGTGAAACTTTGGGAAAAATTACCATCGCCGGCTGTAGCCATTTCAGCCCTTAATAACGGAAGCGTCGCGGTTACCATCATGGATAGCACTTTGATCGGCTTCTCTAGGAAGgtatgtagaatatttttacttcaGCCATGTATTTTTACTCGAAtcgttacaaataataataaattgataatacaGGGAATTAAAATTTGGCATGTTCGTGTTCCGGGTGCGATTTTGGATTCGGTAAGTTTACCAGTTCCGCAAATTGGACTTTCTTTGCTCGCTGTGAGTACCGCTGGTTATGGCATCCGCGTGTACGACGGGAAACATCACGTGGACACGTTAAAAATCATGGAACCAGTTTCTGCGATGAAGGTAAtttacgaataattattattctaagTTGAGTACTAATAAGATAGAAATATCGTGCATTGTCTTTTCGAAACAGTACGGTAAAATGGGTCAAGAAGAACGAACGATGGCGATGGTCACCGTAGGAGGTGGACTGTgtgtaaaaattctaaaacggACTGCGGATTTCAATATTCACAACGCGATATCCAATTTACCGTCAACTGATAGCACCAAATTTTTAGTACCGAAGAAAACGCGATTGTTCGTTGAGCAAACGATACGAGAAAGGTCAGAAGCGAAGAAGATTCATTCTACTTTTCAACAAGGTCTTCTTCGACTGAGATTGATGGTAGCCAAAAAATTAGTCGAATCTTTGAACGATAGTCAAGTTGCGGGACCACATTTGCTTACCATGGAAGCTACCGTTTTGGGATTGGGACCCAATTATCAGATTCGTATTTTATTGACGAACATATCCGACGAATTGTCTGATACGGACCTGTACATCGTTTGCAGAAGCGAAAACACGGAAGTGAAACCACGAGTGATGGACGTACCTTTGTTACCAAACGCCATTTCGATTCCTATGATGATCAATGCG of Bombus pascuorum chromosome 6, iyBomPasc1.1, whole genome shotgun sequence contains these proteins:
- the LOC132907790 gene encoding protein dispatched; translation: MELWWISRVIAHHPYTILMVIFIFSSTCLIVPLAIKKFPDFSDPQLGFEARGTMLAQRLIAWQNLLESNKPSGQLIDNPLEHYHYMQQNLNIRTKPKNKRKGKKKYQKQVTNKEEKINKAEIKDKWEELIELKNKNASQDYIENEKFFCNLPLPGYARVVIGRKSKDSNLWSMEGVLAQCYIDAELRSNPHFPSLCQTQIGHNNIGQKCCRSWSPANYVALLSNRSSCLGVTENDLSRVETLLKQCVYYYKNGHLTSNCEEDLNCQKHVPSECYTHNAAYHLLHYLLDVDFISDHRQDPQNKQNSTLKYAMLFLPIATSSATLDFYKGLDDNDLSYGKFCVKGMQLGLKSTLFNQLLVSDSILLLVGFAFVTVCIWAYTGSFILTVTTIIAVIFSLGISYAFYTLILNIKFFPFMNLLAIVVVVGIGADDAFIYCKIWEKAKEKKISNNELVKLVQETMKHAIPSMFVTSLTTAVAFFASVVSNVTAINCFSLFSGITVIANFFLMITWLPACVVVSERFKLGVLSPANFITRKIIRPLRLFGDKVTIGFNTILTRVVINFRWCWLLSLGIIAIACCIIVFQYPGLQLPDTADFQLFDSSHPFEKYDLVYSRKFWFEKRGMIDNEDVLPLRFVWGIKPVDNGNYLDPSLIGTPEWDESFDVSHPESQVWLEKFCRDLRAQPFYRDTLGPLLPNCFIESLHHWMQRRCEDPIDSHINYTPCCKKSEFPYNASILQRCAVEANAKLYSTPSYLWVRNGVSAGLKFLNEPNLKQLQVSNETNSIIMPTPKIKALVVEYDSIYNYSLSFSNMDQFFHQVETWMQNQLKKAPLGMRGGWFVSRLEFYELQRTLYEGTLWAMGVSLVLALIVLALVTFNPLISLYAIVTIGAAIVVTIAGLILLGWKLNVLESVAISTAIGLTVDFSLHYVVSYRACTSKEKEDKVKTALAQMAGPTLMASLTSGAAGALMLPSCVLAYIQIGIFLFLVMSISWIYATFFLCSVLAVIGPSSQFAQFQYPRLNLLWKYLRKNKSRDVPESSTDNSGARRKIKGRGMWSESTLSTSSTVCQFHCNEIETFTRPPPSPSLPPSPSSALLQ
- the LOC132907794 gene encoding Bardet-Biedl syndrome 1 protein homolog gives rise to the protein MHGLRAGHNIGDLGTSRWLEALWEPATRLYTLPNAIDMLDVSGDGDARLVCVDLGTLGVNSPKIRVYKGGDQITEHNMIDPPCGVVGFYTENGEPRSSVLAVGVGSSVYIFKNMRPYFKYCLPHIDVHPKEREIWHKAGMDEELNVLTLADELDLLLKELGAGFISPRTLKFLSMDPNLRSSFAEQYRRVPLIKSNALTAISVIRRDSWNDPASSCLVLGTEFGEALILDPRTFSVMDKHLLEWPPVAFACTGLWTGDGSVVIVGRDGKIGAIRRGRPVKLWEKLPSPAVAISALNNGSVAVTIMDSTLIGFSRKGIKIWHVRVPGAILDSVSLPVPQIGLSLLAVSTAGYGIRVYDGKHHVDTLKIMEPVSAMKYGKMGQEERTMAMVTVGGGLCVKILKRTADFNIHNAISNLPSTDSTKFLVPKKTRLFVEQTIRERSEAKKIHSTFQQGLLRLRLMVAKKLVESLNDSQVAGPHLLTMEATVLGLGPNYQIRILLTNISDELSDTDLYIVCRSENTEVKPRVMDVPLLPNAISIPMMINAILKSNISGRIEILLCKKSKTKPVTVTTVVLPAAEEDIEV
- the LOC132907799 gene encoding targeting protein for Xklp2-like — translated: MDTKSEQTLTPIGVTKNDSKVPFWKFWQENIKLKSGDTNSNHRAGYRWRNYRNSKKDDNWDEIESPQFVDFFNPPDIADSFFNKAIVTTSTPYQNHTNTKHPNTIADDETLVASLNNFYLSDITPGNDEKTYVNSDDSQSQEKEKYVVHNARKLEPKANVKASNKTKMMQKIGVVYPFTFDLRKKNTQDGKQENIKKILKDENKVKKIENSNNCDKIIKKSTDLWKKPPFVPQLSRQKLPPPKSPPLHTASRAQERKRFDENIQKKNKQKEQMIQMAIAAKKKQEEEEIALLRKQMVHKAQPIHKYKIGLPKINKRPLTDPVSPIVLKRRRRI